From Budorcas taxicolor isolate Tak-1 chromosome 19, Takin1.1, whole genome shotgun sequence, the proteins below share one genomic window:
- the CDC6 gene encoding cell division control protein 6 homolog, with the protein MPRTRSQSQATISFPKKKPSRTVDKAKSSSDTKLELTNAQAILRSSCAKILPLSPRKRLGDDNLCNTPRLSPCSPPKQGKKENGPPRSQTSKGRRLVFDNQLTTKSPSKRERTRVHQNKIHSSVPKGQDITTDSEQRCPPEKESACLRLFKQEGTCYQQAKQVLTTAVPDQLPAREKEMDVIRNFLREHICGKKAGSLYLSGAPGTGKTACLSRILQDLKKELKGFKTIVLNCMSLRSAQAVFPAIAQEICQEEVSRPAGKDMMRKLENHMTAEKGPMIVLVLDEMDQLDSRGQDVLYTLFEWPWLSNSRLVLIGIANTLDLTDRILPRLQAREKCKPQLLNFPPYTKNQIATILQDRLNQAFNDQVLDNAAIQFCARKVSAVSGDVRKALDICRRAIEIVESDVKSQTILKPLSECKSLSESLVPKRVGVIHISQVISEVDGNRMTLSREGAQDSFPLQQKILVCSLLLLTRRLKIKEVTLGKLHEAYSNVCRKQQVAAVAQSECLSLSGLLEARGIFGLKKNKETRFTKVSLKIEEKEIEHALKDKALVGNILATGLP; encoded by the exons ATGCCTCGAACCCGTTCCCAGTCACAGGCTACAATCAGTTTTCCAAAAAAGAAACCGTCTCGGACAGTGGACAAAGCTAAAAGCTCCAGTGACACCAAACTAGAATTGACAAATGCCCAGGCTATCCTGCGTTCTTCTTGTGCAAAAATTCTGCCTCTTAGCCCCAGAAAACGTCTGG GTGATGACAACCTGTGCAACACTCCCCGTTTATCTCCCTGTTCTCCACCAAAGCAAGGCAAGAAAGAGAATGGTCCCCCTCGCTCACAGACATCAAAGGGACGCAGACTGGTATTTGACAATCAGCTGACAACTAAGTCTCCTAGCAAAAGAGAACGCACCAGAGTTCACCAAAACAAAATACATTCCTCAGTTCCGAAAGGTCAGGACATCACAACCGATTCTGAGCAGAGGTGTCCGCCGGAGAAAGAATCTGCATGTCTGAGACTGTTCAAGCAAGAGG GCACTTGCTACCAGCAAGCGAAACAGGTCCTGACTACAGCTGTCCCGGATCAGCTGCCTGCCAGGGAAAAGGAGATGGATGTCATCAGGAATTTCCTAAGGGAGCACATCTGTGGGAAAAAAGCTGGAAGTCTTTATCTTTCTGGTGCTCCTGGAACTGGAAAAACTGCCTGCTTAAGCCGAATTCTGCAAGACCTCAAG AAGGAACTAAAAGGCTTTAAAACTATTGTGCTGAATTGCATGTCCTTGAGGAGTGCCCAGGCTGTATTCCCAGCCATTGCTCAGGAGATTTGTCAGGAAGAAGTATCCAGGCCAGCTGGGAAGGACATGATGAGGAAACTGGAAAACCATATGACTGCAGAGAAGGGCCCCATGAT tGTGTTGGTGTTGGACGAGATGGATCAGCTGGACAGCAGAGGGCAGGATGTCTTGTACACACTGTTTGAATGGCCGTGGCTAAGCAATTCTCGGTTGGTGCTGATTG GTATTGCTAATACTCTGGATCTCACGGATAGAATTCTGCCGAGGCTTCAAGCTAGAGAAAAATGCAAGCCACAGCTGTTGAACTTCCCACCTTATACCAAAAATCAGATAGCCACCATCTTGCAGGATCGACTGAATCAG GCATTTAATGACCAGGTCCTAGACAATGCTGCCATTCAGTTCTGCGCCCGCAAAGTCTCTGCTGTTTCGGGAGATGTTCGCAAAGCGCTTGATATTTGCAG gaGGGCCATTGAAATCGTAGAGTCAGATGTCAAAAGTCAGACTATCCTCAAACCACTCTCTGAAT GTAAATCACTCTCTGAGTCACTGGTTCCCAAGCGGGTTGGTGTTATTCACATATCACAAGTCATCTCGGAAGTTGATGGAAACAGAATGACTTTGAGCCGAGAAGGAGCACAAGATTCCTTCCCCCTCCAGCAGAAGATCTTGGTCTGCTCTTTGCTGCTCTTGACCAGGCGGTTGAAAATCAAAGAGGTCACCCTGGGGAAG TTACACGAAGCCTATAGTAACGTCTGTCGCAAACAGCAGGTGGCAGCTGTGGCCCAGTCAGAGTGTTTGTCACTTTCAGGCCTCTTGGAGGCCAGAGGCATCTTcggattaaagaaaaacaaggaaacccGCTTCACAAAG GTGTCTCTGAAGAttgaagagaaggaaatagaGCATGCTCTGAAAGACAAAGCTTTAGTTGGAAATATCTTAGCTACTGGATTGCCTTAA